A genomic region of Dreissena polymorpha isolate Duluth1 chromosome 4, UMN_Dpol_1.0, whole genome shotgun sequence contains the following coding sequences:
- the LOC127879041 gene encoding uncharacterized protein LOC127879041, with the protein MTFQEKCNNGGCGVMDLITTNVFCMIVTLIQMWTDKVHSLMPHYRIMGQCPVQSYYDITVSENDKCSPCSICSDGFQIKENCTATRDTVCKPCEQGTFNDVIGGECRKCRVCIPGQYTQRHCRAHKDAKCRSCPMFTFSSRPNVGVCRYCKTCYEHQTEVLTCRRNRDRKCGRCMTGFFRRSDGGGCLQCHPEVHVPNFKACLHNKALDLDKTYPQTEVAELHVHRKEGNQVYGSFITTTILTTTVEDLPDDISWRIAAATGSFVASFILLLIGLCFFFKMIKIDFLSSPPYVVRM; encoded by the exons ATGACTTTTCAGGAAAAATGCAATAATGGAGGATGTGGAGTAATGGATCTGATAACAACAAATGTCTTCTGCATGATTGTTACGTTGATCCAAATGTGGACGGATAAAGTGCACTCGCTTATGCCG CATTATAGAATCATGGGCCAATGTCCGGTACAGTCCTACTATGACATCACTGTGTCCGAAAATGACAAATGCAGTCCGTGCTCGATTTGTTCAGATGggtttcaaataaaagaaaactgcACGGCAACACGTGACACGGTTTGTAAACCCTGTGAACAGGGAACATTCAATGACGTCATCGGCGGGGAGTGCCGGAAGTGCCGCGTATGCATACCAGGTCAGTACACCCAGCGTCATTGTCGAGCGCATAAAGACGCCAAGTGCCGAAGTTGTCCGATGTTCACGTTTTCAAGCCGACCAAACGTCGGCGTCTGCCGATACTGTAAGACTTGCTATGAACACCAGACAGAGGTATTAACATGTAGGCGGAATCGGGACCGGAAATGCGGACGATGCATGACAG GGTTCTTTAGGAGATCCGATGGCGGCGGTTGTCTGCAGTGTCACCCGGAAGTCCATGTGCCTAACTTTAAAGCGTGCTTGCATAATAAGGCTTTAGATCTAGATAAGACCTATCCCCAAACGGAAGTTGCGGAGTTGCATGTGCACCGCAAAGAAG GCAATCAAGTGTATGGTTCTTTTATTACTACGACCATTCTTACAACCACTGTCGAGGATCTACCGGATGACATTTCATGGCGTATTGCGGCTGCAACCGGAAGCTTTGTTGCCAGTTTTATTTTGCTCCTCATTGGACtgtgttttttcttcaaaatgaTAAAGATCGACTTTCTTAGCAGCCCGCCGTATGTCGTGCGCATGTGA